A single genomic interval of Spinacia oleracea cultivar Varoflay chromosome 6, BTI_SOV_V1, whole genome shotgun sequence harbors:
- the LOC110786551 gene encoding G-type lectin S-receptor-like serine/threonine-protein kinase At1g11300, which yields MIPIFAFILNILISSSNFCSAIDSITPTLSIKDPESILSKNSIFRLGFFSPPNSTNRYVGIWYNHPSKMEVVWVANRNNPLTDSSGILKISVDGNLQVSDAKNQTLWSSNVTQSAASLSVAQLLDSGNLVIFLNGNGNGNGNGTIIWQSFQNPVDSVLPNMRYVFNNNSEFRNVLKSWRTSSDPSVGRYSVGTNSLLGILQIYIWDGDRPYWRSGPWNGNIFMGTRYHNTGYGNLIINTGSFTQEGVRGMLSLAFTGADQTLLPRYVIDYQGTLAQKWWDDSKKEWGIAWYAPENECDTYGKCGEFGNCNPKKKPMCSCLKGFVPKNGDEWRRGNWTSGCVRRKELQCGIQGGKPDGFLKLQMMKVPDNAEWFVGLNPEQCRTTCLANCSCLAYTHDTGTGCMRWSGNLIDIEDLSPGGEDLFIRLEQSELGNSKRRIEILVVGVVLGTTVIATIIIYFLWKWRARPKGKHSSDRYKVSKLLPGKKATADSYVFRDKTQGMMEGLQVTKLEDLIIATDGFSDNNLLGKGGFGQVFKGKLENGQEIAVKRLSRASGQGAEEFMNEVELISKLQHRNLVKLLGCCVEGEEKMLIYEYMPNKSLDAFLFDPQKQELSQWEKRFNIIQGICRGLVYLHRDSRLKIIHRDLKPSNILLDKELNPKISDFGMARIFGGNQDQASTQKVVGTYGYMSPEYAMEGRFSEKSDVFSFGVLLLEIVSGKKNSSFWFQEDFQSLLGYTWKLWNDNTADSLIDPSISSPDSQEEILRCIHVGLLCVQELARDRPNTSVVMSMLVRDIKNLPKPKAPGFTQRQTPADTGSSQITNETCSTNHVTITTLTAR from the exons ATGATTCCTATTTTTGCATTTATTCTCAACATTCTTATTTCCAGTTCCAATTTCTGTTCTGCAATTGACAGTATTACACCAACCCTGTCCATAAAAGACCCAGAATCAATACTTTCTAAAAATAGCATTTTCAGACTAGGATTTTTCAGCCCCCCAAACTCCACAAACCGTTATGTTGGGATCTGGTATAATCACCCTTCCAAAATGGAAGTTGTATGGGTAGCTAACAGGAACAATCCCCTCACTGATTCTTCTGGTATACTAAAAATCTCAGTAGATGGAAATCTGCAAGTTTCTGATGCAAAGAATCAGACTCTTTGGTCATCAAACGTCACTCAATCTGCTGCAAGTTTATCAGTGGCTCAACTCCTAGATTCCGGGAACCTTGTTATCTTCCTGAATGGCAATGGCAATGGCAATGGAAATGGCACGATCATATGGCAGAGTTTTCAGAACCCTGTAGACTCAGTCTTACCAAATATGAGATACGTTTTTAACAATAATTCTGAATTCAGGAATGTCCTGAAATCTTGGAGAACCTCTTCAGACCCATCAGTTGGAAGGTATTCAGTTGGTACTAACTCATTATTAGGCATCTTACAGATTTATATATGGGATGGGGATCGCCCGTATTGGCGAAGTGGGCCATGGAATGGGAACATTTTCATGGGAACAAGATATCACAACACTGGTTATGGTAATCTCATCATTAATACAGGATCATTTACCCAAGAGGGTGTACGAGGGATGCTTTCCCTTGCTTTTACAGGCGCGGATCAGACTTTATTGCCTCGTTATGTGATCGACTATCAAGGGACATTAGCTCAAAAGTGGTGGGATGATAGCAAGAAGGAATGGGGGATTGCGTGGTATGCCCCGGAAAATGAATGTGATACTTATGGCAAATGTGGGGAATTCGGAAACTGCAACCCAAAGAAGAAACCAATGTGTAGCTGTTTGAAAGGATTTGTGCCAAAGAATGGGGATGAATGGAGGAGAGGAAATTGGACAAGTGGGTGTGTAAGAAGAAAGGAGTTACAATGTGGGATTCAAGGGGGAAAACCAGATGGGTTTCTGAAGTTACAGATGATGAAGGTGCCTGATAATGCTGAATGGTTTGTTGGTCTGAATCCAGAACAGTGCAGAACTACTTGCCTGGCTAATTGCTCTTGTTTGGCCTATACACATGATACCGGTACCGGGTGTATGAGATGGAGTGGGAACTTGATTGATATTGAGGACCTTTCTCCTGGAGGGGAGGACCTCTTCATTCGCCTCGAACAATCAGAGCTAG GTAACAGTAAGAGACGGATAGAAATTCTAGTCGTGGGTGTGGTTTTAGGAACGACAGTGATTGCCACCATCATCATATACTTCCTGTGGAAATGGAGAGCGCGCCCAAAGGGTAAACACTCATCGGATAGATATAAGGTATCAAAATTACTACCAGGGAAGAAAGCAACAGCAGACTCGTATGTATTCAGAGACAAAACCCAAGGTATGATGGAAGGCTTACAAGTAACAAAACTTGAAGATCTGATCATAGCAACAGATGGCTTCAGTGATAATAACTTGCTTGGGAAGGGTGGATTTGGCCAAGTATTTAAG GGAAAACTAGAAAATGGTCAAGAAATAGCAGTAAAAAGGCTTTCGAGGGCATCAGGTCAAGGCGCCGAAGAGTTTATGAATGAAGTTGAACTTATTTCAAAACTTCAGCATCGGAATTTAGTCAAACTGCTGGGATGCTGTGTTGAAGGAGAAGAGAAGATGCTCATATACGAGTATATGCCTAACAAAAGCTTGGATGCTTTTCTGTTTG ATCCACAGAAGCAAGAGCTATCACAGTGGGAGAAACGCTTCAATATCATACAAGGAATATGCCGCGGTCTAGTTTACCTTCACAGAGATTCCAGATTAAAAATTATTCATAGAGATCTAAAACCAAGCAACATTTTACTCGACAAAGAACTAAACccaaaaatttcagactttggCATGGCTAGGATTTTTGGAGGTAACCAGGATCAAGCTAGTACTCAGAAGGTAGTCGGAACATA CGGATACATGTCTCCTGAATATGCAATGGAAGGACGCTTCTCTGAAAAATCTGATGTATTCAGCTTTGGGGTGTTATTACTGGAGATAGTAAGTGGAAAAAAGAACAGCAGTTTTTGGTTTCAGGAAGATTTCCAAAGCCTCTTAGGATAT ACTTGGAAATTGTGGAATGATAACACAGCCGATTCACTGATAGATCCATCGATTTCTAGTCCAGATTCACAAGAGGAGATTCTAAGGTGCATACATGTAGGTTTATTGTGTGTGCAAGAGTTGGCTAGAGATAGACCAAATACTTCAGTGGTTATGTCTATGCTTGTCAGAGACATTAAGAATCTTCCTAAACCAAAAGCACCCGGGTTTACACAACGCCAGACACCAGCTGATACCGGTTCATCTCAAATCACTAACGAAACTTGTTCTACGAATCATGTTACTATTACAACTTTGACTGCCCGGTAG